The sequence GCTCACGCCTTTCACCGCATGGACGGTGCCCACGCGGCGCTTGAGGATGGCCCCTTTCACCAGCGGGAAATCTTTGACCAGGTTGTCCACCTTGAGCGAGATGTCGCGTTGGTCCATGGGAGTTCCGGCCAGCACGTCGTCCGCTATCTCGGGCAGCGGATACAGGTCACGGCCTGCGATACGGCGGTCACGGATCTCGCCCGCGCGCACGCAGCTGGCGAAGTGTCCGGCATCGTCAGGCAGCTCTTCCAGGGGCGGCTCGAGGCTGCGGCACTTATCGATGGCCACCGGGCACCTGCTCACAAACGGGCATTCGGCGGAGGCCTCGATGAGCCGCGGCGGAGTTCCGGGGATGGGCACGAGCGGTTTATCCGTGGGCTGATCCACCCGCGGGGTCGCCCCGAGCAGGCCCACGGTGTACGGCATCCGGGGCTGGCGGAAGACGGTACGCACATCGCCGTATTCCACCGGGCGGCCGGCGTACATCACCATCACGTCGTCGGCCGTTTCCGCGACCACGCCCATGTCGTGGGTGATGAGGATGGTGGCCGCACCAGTCTCGCGCTGGGCCACTCGCAGCACATCCAAGATTTGTGCCTGGATGGTCACGTCCAAGGCGGTGGTCGGCTCGTCGGCGATGATGACCCGCGGGTTGTTCGCGATGGCGATGGCGATGACCACGCGCTGGCGCATGCCGCCGGAAAATTCGTGCGGGAAGGAACGCAGCCGCTTCTTCGGCTCTGGGATGCCCACCAAGTCCAACAGGTGCGCGGCCTCGTCTTCTGCCTTCTTCCGGGACAGCGAGCGGTGTGCCTGGATGGCCTCCACCAGCTGATCGCCGATGGAAAAGACCGGGGTGAGAGCGGTGAGCGGGTCCTGGAAGATCATGGACAATTCCTTGCCGCGCAGCGAAGACATTTCGCGGTCGCTTTTGCCCAGCAGCTCCTCGCCGTTCAGCGTCACCGATCCGGTGACCTTGGCGTAGTCCGGCAACAGGCCCATCACGGCCATGGAGGTCACCGACTTGCCCGAACCGGACTCGCCGACGATGCACAACGTCTTTCCGGGGTGCGCATCGAAGTCCACCCCGCGGACCGCGCGCACATTGCCAGCCTCCGACGGGAAGGTCACGGTCAGATCGCGCACCGACAACAGGGGCGCGGTAGAGGTGTTTGTCAACTGTCGGTTCATGCTCGGCCTCCGGAATTTGAGTTGGGGTCGATAGCGTCACGCAGGCCATCGGCAATAAACGCCATGGACACGGTGAGCAGCGTCAAGGTAAGCGCTGGGAAGTAGAACTGCCACGGGGACGACTCCACCGCGTTGGTGCCCACTGCCAGCAGCGTGCCCAAGGACACGTCCGGCAGTTTCACACCCAGGCCCAGGAAGGACAGGGCCGTCTCGGACACGACGGTGGACACCACGCCCAGCACCAGCTGGATGATGAGCAGCGAGCCGATATTGGGGATGATGTGACGGACGATCGTCCGGGACTTGGACACGCCCATGTACTCCGCGGCGCGAACGTAGTCGTTTTCCCGCACACTCAGCGCCATCGACCAAATGACACGCGCCGGGTACATCCATCCGAACGCGATGAGGACCACGATGAGCAGTTTCCAGTCGCCGCCGGAATCGGCAACGACGAGCGCGATCAGCAGGAAGGTCGGGATGGCCAGCAAAAAGTGGATGACTGCCAGGATGACCTTTTCCACCGCCCCGGAAAACATCGCTGCCGCGGCACCGATGAGGGCAGACAGCACCGAGGTGCCAATCGCCACGGTCAATGCGATGATGAGCGAGCGCCCCAGGCCGTGCACGGTCTGGGCGAAGAGGTCGTTGCCGGCATCGTTGGTGCCAAACCAGTGTTCGGCCGACGGCGGCGCCGAGAGGTTGAGAAAGTCCGGGTCGTCGAATCCCCACTGGGTGAGGTATTTACCGAACAGGGACGCCAACACGAGGACGACGAAGATGGCGGTGCCGACCACGGCCATCTTGTTGCGGAAAAAGCGCCGCCGGTACAGCGTGAACTTGCTGGATCCGGTAAACGCGGTCCGCCGGGTCTCCCCCGGCGCGCGACCGCTATCCCCGGCATCTCCCTCACCGGAGTCAATGGCCGGTGTATACGACTTGCGCTGCGCGTCGTCGGCGTCCACGCCTGAGCCCAGGGCGGTGATGGCACTGGGCTCGGTGGCCATGCTGAAGTCGGCGGTGGAGGTGTGCGGGCGGATACCCAGGTTATCGGCCGCGGTGTCGATGGCGAGATCGTCGCGCCGGTGCCGCTCGAATTTCCGGGCGGTCGACCGCGGAGTGGTTGCTCGTTTCTTATCTGGCATCTAACTCACCCGAACCCTTGGGTCAAGAGCGACAACGACGACATCGGCAAGCACGGCGGAAATGGCAATCATCACGGCGCCGAACGCGGCCACCGCGGTGGCCCCGTGCACGTCGTTGCGGCTAATGGTTTCCACGAAGTACTGCCCCATTCCGTTCCAGGCAAAGATCTTCTCGGTCATGATCGCGCCGGTGAAAATGCCGGGAACGGAGAAAGCCACCGACGTGGCGACCGGAATAATGGAGGTACGCA is a genomic window of Corynebacterium massiliense DSM 45435 containing:
- a CDS encoding dipeptide ABC transporter ATP-binding protein, translated to MNRQLTNTSTAPLLSVRDLTVTFPSEAGNVRAVRGVDFDAHPGKTLCIVGESGSGKSVTSMAVMGLLPDYAKVTGSVTLNGEELLGKSDREMSSLRGKELSMIFQDPLTALTPVFSIGDQLVEAIQAHRSLSRKKAEDEAAHLLDLVGIPEPKKRLRSFPHEFSGGMRQRVVIAIAIANNPRVIIADEPTTALDVTIQAQILDVLRVAQRETGAATILITHDMGVVAETADDVMVMYAGRPVEYGDVRTVFRQPRMPYTVGLLGATPRVDQPTDKPLVPIPGTPPRLIEASAECPFVSRCPVAIDKCRSLEPPLEELPDDAGHFASCVRAGEIRDRRIAGRDLYPLPEIADDVLAGTPMDQRDISLKVDNLVKDFPLVKGAILKRRVGTVHAVKGVSFAVRQGECFAIVGESGSGKTTTLLEVMNLDPPEGSTVVVTGTDTSSLTNAERRALRRNIQMVFQDPMSSLDPRMTIREIIAEPLNALGHEGDIDKRIAELMQLVGLESHHIDRFPGHFSGGQRQRIGLARALATNPSVIILDEPVSALDVSIQAGIINLLHDLKRRLGISFVFVAHDLSVVRHLSDRVAVMYKGEFVEAGDVDSIFDNPQHPYTRELLSAIPVPDPQKGH
- a CDS encoding ABC transporter permease, whose amino-acid sequence is MPDKKRATTPRSTARKFERHRRDDLAIDTAADNLGIRPHTSTADFSMATEPSAITALGSGVDADDAQRKSYTPAIDSGEGDAGDSGRAPGETRRTAFTGSSKFTLYRRRFFRNKMAVVGTAIFVVLVLASLFGKYLTQWGFDDPDFLNLSAPPSAEHWFGTNDAGNDLFAQTVHGLGRSLIIALTVAIGTSVLSALIGAAAAMFSGAVEKVILAVIHFLLAIPTFLLIALVVADSGGDWKLLIVVLIAFGWMYPARVIWSMALSVRENDYVRAAEYMGVSKSRTIVRHIIPNIGSLLIIQLVLGVVSTVVSETALSFLGLGVKLPDVSLGTLLAVGTNAVESSPWQFYFPALTLTLLTVSMAFIADGLRDAIDPNSNSGGRA